Proteins encoded in a region of the Tribolium castaneum strain GA2 chromosome 7, icTriCast1.1, whole genome shotgun sequence genome:
- the LOC103314896 gene encoding odorant receptor 49b isoform X1 produces the protein MVHFPSQKRPLKDDPFQYLRRCLEPWGQKPSLLPLCLLILLIKIFFFTARTVFILKWMKEIDVLEISVTWPVPLLVVIKMCYTLYQRDKIGFLFRSVTEKFWDLGVGGPGLEKELEKRFKLINRFLFGHVSLGVFYVGLYAFFADVPIPKGRTRWLPVLASMPFDQDQSPQYEILYVLMYWNLVVSILGHGVFDMVFIYSSQHLVGQFILLKALLRKLDYGFEGLEIVAKARSRQFQKEIRKRIAICVQHHNLLLAYGNELKKIASMIFGVHVLSTSLTLILVGYILSKNLEKILQYSMLLSGVVSEALQFIIFAVQSGEIYHKSVSVAQAAYQSNWYVFNAKAKRDLTLLILNSQKGISMYGAGLVTINNEILVSVKIKKIFGFNTINFDFQMIQKIFSSITLLRSLGEQK, from the exons ATGGTTCACTTCCCTTCGCAAAAACGCCCTCTTAAAG ATGATCCTTTTCAATATTTACGCCGCTGTCTGGAACCATGGGGCCAAAAACCGTCCTTGTTACCGCTCTGTCTCCTCATCctactaataaaaatattctttttcaCAGCGAGAACTGTTTTCATTTTGAAATGGATGAAAGAAATTGACGTTTTGGAAATTTCAGTCACATGGCCTGTACCACTTTTGGTCGTTATAAAAATGTGCTACACTCTGTATCAGCGcgataaaatcggttttttattcagaagcGTAACAGAAAAGTTTTGGGATTTGGGTGTTGGGGGGCCTGGTTTGGAAAAAGAGCTtgaaaaacgttttaaattgattaatCGATTTCTTTTTGGGCATGTTTCATTGGGAGTGTTTTATGTCGGTTTGTATGCGTTTTTCGCCGATGTTCCCATTCCCAAAGGGCGCACTAGGTGGTTACCAGTGCTCGCTTCCATGCCCTTTGACCAGGACCAAAGTCCACAGTACGAAATTTTATACGTTCTAATGTACTGGAATTTGGTAGTTTCCATTCTGGGACATGGAGTTTTTGATATGGTTTTCATTTATTCGTCACAACATCTCGTCGGACAGTTTATTCTGTTGAAGGCACTTTTAAGAAAATTGGATTATGGATTTGAAGGACTGGAAATTGTGGCAAAAGCTAGATCAAGacaatttcaaaaagaaaTTCGCAAGAGAATTGCCATTTGCGTCCAACACCATAATTTACTTTTGGC ttacggaaacgaattaaaaaaaatcgcctcAATGATATTTGGGGTTCATGTCCTTTCGACTTCGCTTACACTCATTCTAGTTGGCTACATCTTATCAAAA aatttggaaaaaatcctTCAATACTCAATGCTTTTGAGTGGTGTTGTGTCTGAAGCGCTccaatttatcatttttgccGTCCAAAGTGGCGAAATTTATCATAAA AGTGTTTCGGTCGCTCAAGCTGCTTACCAATCAAATTGGTATGTTTTCAATGCAAAAGCCAAACGTGATTTAACTCTACTTATCTTGAATTCACAAAAAGGAATTAGTATGTATGGGGCAGGTCTTGTAACAATCAATAATGAAATTCTTGTctctgtaaaaataaaaaaaatttttggtttcaacacaattaattttgattttcagATGATTCAGAAAATTTTCTCAAGTATTACTTTACTAAGATCATTAGGGGAACAGAAATAG
- the LOC103314896 gene encoding odorant receptor 49b isoform X2, translated as MVHFPSQKRPLKDDPFQYLRRCLEPWGQKPSLLPLCLLILLIKIFFFTARTVFILKWMKEIDVLEISVTWPVPLLVVIKMCYTLYQRDKIGFLFRSVTEKFWDLGVGGPGLEKELEKRFKLINRFLFGHVSLGVFYVGLYAFFADVPIPKGRTRWLPVLASMPFDQDQSPQYEILYVLMYWNLVVSILGHGVFDMVFIYSSQHLVGQFILLKALLRKLDYGFEGLEIVAKARSRQFQKEIRKRIAICVQHHNLLLAYGNELKKIASMIFGVHVLSTSLTLILVGYILSKNLEKILQYSMLLSGVVSEALQFIIFAVQSGEIYHKSVSVAQAAYQSNWYVFNAKAKRDLTLLILNSQKGISMYGAGLVTINNEILVSMIQKIFSSITLLRSLGEQK; from the exons ATGGTTCACTTCCCTTCGCAAAAACGCCCTCTTAAAG ATGATCCTTTTCAATATTTACGCCGCTGTCTGGAACCATGGGGCCAAAAACCGTCCTTGTTACCGCTCTGTCTCCTCATCctactaataaaaatattctttttcaCAGCGAGAACTGTTTTCATTTTGAAATGGATGAAAGAAATTGACGTTTTGGAAATTTCAGTCACATGGCCTGTACCACTTTTGGTCGTTATAAAAATGTGCTACACTCTGTATCAGCGcgataaaatcggttttttattcagaagcGTAACAGAAAAGTTTTGGGATTTGGGTGTTGGGGGGCCTGGTTTGGAAAAAGAGCTtgaaaaacgttttaaattgattaatCGATTTCTTTTTGGGCATGTTTCATTGGGAGTGTTTTATGTCGGTTTGTATGCGTTTTTCGCCGATGTTCCCATTCCCAAAGGGCGCACTAGGTGGTTACCAGTGCTCGCTTCCATGCCCTTTGACCAGGACCAAAGTCCACAGTACGAAATTTTATACGTTCTAATGTACTGGAATTTGGTAGTTTCCATTCTGGGACATGGAGTTTTTGATATGGTTTTCATTTATTCGTCACAACATCTCGTCGGACAGTTTATTCTGTTGAAGGCACTTTTAAGAAAATTGGATTATGGATTTGAAGGACTGGAAATTGTGGCAAAAGCTAGATCAAGacaatttcaaaaagaaaTTCGCAAGAGAATTGCCATTTGCGTCCAACACCATAATTTACTTTTGGC ttacggaaacgaattaaaaaaaatcgcctcAATGATATTTGGGGTTCATGTCCTTTCGACTTCGCTTACACTCATTCTAGTTGGCTACATCTTATCAAAA aatttggaaaaaatcctTCAATACTCAATGCTTTTGAGTGGTGTTGTGTCTGAAGCGCTccaatttatcatttttgccGTCCAAAGTGGCGAAATTTATCATAAA AGTGTTTCGGTCGCTCAAGCTGCTTACCAATCAAATTGGTATGTTTTCAATGCAAAAGCCAAACGTGATTTAACTCTACTTATCTTGAATTCACAAAAAGGAATTAGTATGTATGGGGCAGGTCTTGTAACAATCAATAATGAAATTCTTGTctct ATGATTCAGAAAATTTTCTCAAGTATTACTTTACTAAGATCATTAGGGGAACAGAAATAG